A stretch of Burkholderia sp. HI2500 DNA encodes these proteins:
- a CDS encoding HD domain-containing protein translates to MKKLVAAIAFAADKHRNQRRKDEEASPYINHPIALADVLANEAGVEDERVIVAAVLHDTVEDTETTEQELLRLFGKDVADIVMEVTDDKSLPKEERKRLQVEHAATISRRAKLVKLADKICNLRDIARHPPADWPLERKQAYFDWAKSVVDPMRGVHPGLEAIFDTAYDARPAD, encoded by the coding sequence ATGAAAAAGCTGGTAGCCGCCATCGCGTTCGCGGCGGACAAGCATCGCAATCAGCGGCGCAAGGACGAAGAAGCGTCGCCGTACATCAATCATCCGATCGCGCTCGCCGACGTGCTGGCCAACGAGGCCGGCGTCGAGGACGAACGCGTGATCGTCGCGGCCGTGCTGCACGACACGGTCGAGGATACGGAGACGACCGAGCAGGAACTGCTGCGGCTGTTCGGCAAGGACGTGGCGGACATCGTGATGGAAGTCACCGACGACAAGTCATTGCCGAAGGAGGAGCGCAAGCGTCTGCAGGTCGAGCATGCGGCGACCATCAGCCGGCGCGCGAAGCTCGTGAAGCTGGCCGACAAGATCTGCAACCTGCGCGACATCGCGCGGCATCCCCCCGCGGACTGGCCGCTCGAGCGCAAGCAGGCGTATTTCGACTGGGCGAAGTCGGTCGTCGACCCGATGCGCGGGGTGCATCCCGGTCTCGAGGCGATCTTCGACACCGCCTACGACGCACGGCCGGCGGACTGA
- a CDS encoding DUF429 domain-containing protein, whose protein sequence is MRSARSFGSATWQSPVVAGVDVGGEKKQCDLVILRGRTVVYREERIAPEAVPALCLAHDVVAVGVDAPSLWWTGSGRRAAEQALARERISCFPTPSREQAVASTSGFFDWMFMGERVYRALADAYPLLTGARYAGGRASFETYPYAITCALLGKAVASAKQKRNQRRQLLERLGVDVSTLKSVDARDATLCALTAQCVIDGNAHAYGDAEGGYIRVPIVSETIVLDAL, encoded by the coding sequence ATGCGATCCGCTCGATCCTTCGGATCCGCCACGTGGCAATCGCCGGTCGTGGCGGGTGTCGATGTGGGTGGCGAAAAGAAGCAGTGCGATCTCGTGATCCTGCGCGGACGGACAGTCGTCTACCGCGAGGAACGGATCGCGCCCGAGGCGGTGCCTGCGCTGTGCCTCGCCCATGACGTCGTGGCCGTGGGTGTCGACGCACCGAGCCTGTGGTGGACGGGGAGCGGGCGTCGCGCGGCCGAACAGGCGCTCGCGCGCGAACGGATCTCGTGCTTTCCGACGCCGTCGCGGGAACAGGCGGTTGCAAGCACGTCAGGCTTCTTCGACTGGATGTTCATGGGAGAGCGTGTCTACCGCGCGCTCGCGGATGCCTATCCGCTGCTGACCGGCGCCCGCTATGCGGGCGGGCGCGCGAGCTTCGAAACCTATCCTTATGCGATCACCTGCGCGCTGCTGGGGAAGGCCGTCGCATCGGCGAAGCAGAAACGCAACCAGCGCCGGCAATTGCTGGAACGACTGGGCGTCGACGTGTCGACGTTGAAGTCCGTCGATGCGCGAGACGCGACCCTTTGCGCGTTGACGGCGCAATGCGTCATCGACGGGAATGCGCACGCGTATGGCGATGCGGAGGGCGGATATATCCGCGTGCCGATCGTGAGCGAGACGATCGTTCTCGACGCACTGTAG